The following are encoded together in the Vigna unguiculata cultivar IT97K-499-35 chromosome 2, ASM411807v1, whole genome shotgun sequence genome:
- the LOC114173909 gene encoding transcription initiation factor TFIID subunit 7-like, with translation MEEQFILRVPPNVAERIERLLNETDPSSSEDKSLDLSFSEDGRSGTFMIGNEHFPASLLDLPCVVESYKSYDDNSLIKTADIGQMIMVRESGDAAPDVIEYRHGLTPPMRDARKRRFRREPDLNPELVSRVEKDLLKIMARGTAENLDAEAAEQEVEENARGGNKKAAPKPAPKHDVPENHTNAGEPDRSDSEESDDSV, from the exons ATGGAGGAGCAATTCATACTTAGAGTTCCACCGAATGTGGCAGAGCGGATAGAGCGGCTTTTAAATGAAACTGATCCTTCTTCATCTGAAGACAAGTCATTAGATTTGTCATTTAGTGAGGATGGAAGAAGTGGTACGTTTATGATTGGGAATGAACACTTCCCAGCTTCTCTATTGGACCTTCCCTGTGTTGTTGAATCCTACAAGTCATATGATGATAACTCTTTGATTAAGACAGCTGATATTGGTCAG ATGATTATGGTTCGGGAATCCGGTGATGCTGCTCCAGATGTAATTGAGTACAGGCATGGCCTCACCCCGCCCATGAGAGATGCTCGCAAGCGTAGATTTCGCAGGGAGCCAGATCttaat CCTGAGCTTGTGTCCCGTGTTGAGAAAGATCTCCTCAAAATCATGGCTCGAGGAACAGCTGAAAATCTTG ATGCAGAAGCCGCTGAACAAGAAGTCGAGGAGAATGCTCGAGGTGGTAATAAAAAAGCTGCACCTAAGCCTGCACCGAAACATGATGTTCCAGAGAATCATACGAATGCAGGGGAGCCTGACAGGAGTGATTCTGAGGAATCTGATGACTCGGTCTGA